From the Acidovorax sp. NCPPB 3576 genome, the window AAGGCGCGCGAACATTGGTTCGCGGGGCAAGAGTAGGTCAGGGGAGGTACGAACCAAATATGTCCAGTAACACAGTCGCCGAGTTCGCCACTGAACTCAAGAAATCGCCAGAAACCCTGCTCGACCAGCTCAAGTCTGCCGGGGTGGCCAAGGCCGCCCCGACCGATGCCCTGACCGAAACGGACAAGCAAAAGCTGCTGGCCTTCCTTCAGGCCAGCCACGGCACCGCCTCGGCCGATCGCAAGAAGATCACCTTGACGAAAAAATCCACCAGCGAAATCAAGCAGGCCGATGCCACCGGCAAGGCGCGCACGATCCAGGTGGAAGTGCGCAAGAAGCGCACCTTCATCAAGCGCGACGAAGGCGGCGAAGGCACCTCTGACGCCGGAGCCGACGAGTCTGCGGAAGCCATGGAAACCGCGATGTCTCCGGAGTCGCAGGATCTCGTGCGCCGCGAAGAAGAAGCGCGCCGCCAGGCCGAGCTGATCGGCCACCAGGAAGCCGAGCTGAACGAGAAGCGCCGCGAGCGGGAAGCCCGCGAGCAGCGCGAGCGTGAAGCCGAAGAGCGTGCCGCTGCCTACGCTGCGCAGGAACAGAATCGCAAAGCCCAGGTGCAGGCCGAAAAGCAGGAAGCCTCCCGCGAGCAGGCGGCAGAAGCCGTTGCACGCCAGACGGCCCAGGCCGAAGCCCGCGCCAAGGCCGAAGAAGAATCCAAGGCCCGCGTGGCCGAAGAAACGGCACGCGCCGTCGATCTGGACGAGCGCCGCCGCAAGGCATTGGCCGAAGCCGAAGCGATTCGCGCCATGATGGCCGCGCCCAAGAAGGTGCTCGTGGCCAAGAAGCCCGAGGAGCCCAAGCCCGCCGCGACGGCTGTCAAGCCTGCGGGCGCCGATGCCAAGAAGGGCACGCTGCACAAGCCAGCCGCTGCACCGGGTGCCCGTGCGCCTGCAGCGCCTGTGGGTGGCAACAAGGAGGTGAAGTCCGCCAAGCTGTCGTCCAGCTGGGCCGGCGATCCTGCCAAGAAGAAGGAAATCAAGACGCGCGGCGACAGCAGTGGCGGCGTGGGCCGAAACAATTGGCGCGGTGGTCCCCGTGGACGCCGCAACGAGCGCGACGACCACCATCACCAGCAATCCGCGCCGGTGGAAGCCCGCATCATCGAAGTGCACGTTCCGGAAACCATCACGGTGTCCGAACTCGCGCACAAGATGTCGATCAAGGCGTCCGAGGTCATCAAGGCGCTGATGAAGATGGGCCAGATGGTCACCATCAACCAGCCGCTGGACCAGGACACCGCCATGATCGTGGTGGAAGAAATGGGCCACAAGGCCGTGGTGGCGGCGCTGGACGATCCAGAAGCTTTCACCAACGACGACGTGGCGGGTGCCCAGGCCGAGTCGGTCTGGCGCGCTCCAGTCGTGACCGTCATGGGCCACGTGGACCACGGCAAGACCTCGCTGCTGGACTACATCCGCCGTGCCAA encodes:
- the infB gene encoding translation initiation factor IF-2; translation: MSSNTVAEFATELKKSPETLLDQLKSAGVAKAAPTDALTETDKQKLLAFLQASHGTASADRKKITLTKKSTSEIKQADATGKARTIQVEVRKKRTFIKRDEGGEGTSDAGADESAEAMETAMSPESQDLVRREEEARRQAELIGHQEAELNEKRREREAREQREREAEERAAAYAAQEQNRKAQVQAEKQEASREQAAEAVARQTAQAEARAKAEEESKARVAEETARAVDLDERRRKALAEAEAIRAMMAAPKKVLVAKKPEEPKPAATAVKPAGADAKKGTLHKPAAAPGARAPAAPVGGNKEVKSAKLSSSWAGDPAKKKEIKTRGDSSGGVGRNNWRGGPRGRRNERDDHHHQQSAPVEARIIEVHVPETITVSELAHKMSIKASEVIKALMKMGQMVTINQPLDQDTAMIVVEEMGHKAVVAALDDPEAFTNDDVAGAQAESVWRAPVVTVMGHVDHGKTSLLDYIRRAKVAAGEAGGITQHIGAYHVETPRGMISFLDTPGHEAFTAMRARGAQATDIVILVVAADDGVMPQTKEAIKHAKAAGVPMVVAITKSDKPDANPDRVKQELVAEQVVPEEYGGDSPFVPVSSKTGMGIDDLLEQVLLQAEVLELRAPVDAMAKGLVIEAELDKGRGPVATVLVQSGTLKVGDVVLAGQTYGRVRAMLDENGKVAKSAGPSIPVEIQGLTEVPQAGDEFMVLGDERRAREIATYRAGKFRNTKLAKQQAAKLENMFADMTAGEVKYLPIIVKADVQGSQEALSQSLLKLSTDEIKVQLVYAGVGGISESDINLAIASKAIVIGFNVRADAGARKTAENNGVDLHYYSIIYDAVDELKVAMSGMLAPEQREEVIGTAEIRTVFVATKIGTIAGSYITSGMVHRNARFRLLRDNVVVYTGEVDSVKRLKDDVKEVKEGFECGIKLKNYNDIKEGDQLEFFDIKEIARTL